GGACAATGGATGACTCGCCGAAAGGACCCCAACACGTCGTGCTGGTGACCGGCCCCTCGGGCGCCGGGCGCTCCACCGCGATCAACGCGCTGGAGGATTTCGGGTTCGAGGCGATCGACAATATCCCGCTGGGGCTGATCCCGCGGCTGCTCGAGGGTCCGGCGCTCGAGCGCCCGCTGGCGCTTGGCGTCGACATCCGCAACCGCGACTTCACCGTCGGGGGGCTGCTCTCATTGCAGTCCGCACTGTCCGAGCAGATGCAGATCACCCCGCAACTCCTCTATCTGGACGCCGCGCCGACGGTGCTGGCCCGGCGCTATTCCGAGACGCGCCGCCGCCACCCGCTCGCGCCCGACAGCGCCTATACCGAGGGCATCACCCGCGAGCTGGCGCTGCTCGAACAGGCCCGCGCCGCCGCCGACATCCTGATCGACACCTCCGAGCTGAGCCCGCACGAGCTGCGCGCCCAGCTCGCCACTTGGTTCGCCGGGGCGCAGGCGCAGCAGCTGGCCGTCTCGGTGGAGAGCTTTTCCTACAAGCGCGGCCTGCCGCAAGGGCTCGATATGGTCTTCGACTGCCGCTTCCTCGACAACCCGCACTGGGTGCCGGAGCTGCGCGCGCTCAGCGGGCTCGACACGCCGGTGCAGGCGCATGTGAAAGCCGATCCGCGCTTCGATCCGTTCATGCAAAAGGTGATCGATCTCGCGCT
The sequence above is a segment of the Alloyangia pacifica genome. Coding sequences within it:
- the rapZ gene encoding RNase adapter RapZ, with protein sequence MDDSPKGPQHVVLVTGPSGAGRSTAINALEDFGFEAIDNIPLGLIPRLLEGPALERPLALGVDIRNRDFTVGGLLSLQSALSEQMQITPQLLYLDAAPTVLARRYSETRRRHPLAPDSAYTEGITRELALLEQARAAADILIDTSELSPHELRAQLATWFAGAQAQQLAVSVESFSYKRGLPQGLDMVFDCRFLDNPHWVPELRALSGLDTPVQAHVKADPRFDPFMQKVIDLALFLLPACTDEGKAHLSFGFGCTGGQHRSVTVAETVARALAEQGWQVSTRHRELERRGQAAKGVATGLDERSQA